One window of Hippoglossus stenolepis isolate QCI-W04-F060 chromosome 1, HSTE1.2, whole genome shotgun sequence genomic DNA carries:
- the ogfod1 gene encoding prolyl 3-hydroxylase OGFOD1: MASKRRRDGGGDAERKRRQKRSEERADLGSVLEDEQVRGAVKEAWSRKSRCIVGDLELDCHPFPHCVIKNFLGSETFVENLQRELLALNFHEKSNDLYRFKQSDDLKKRKEPHIAGLRSALFGRFRSWLGEVLGVELEPTVDISCARYEYTDVLLCHDDELEGRRVAFILYLVPPWQSSDGGTLDLYTTDGNFQPQSIVKSLVPSWNTLVLFEVSPVSFHQVSEVLSQDKCRLSLSGWFHGPSLERPPRHIEPPIPRSPHLPRDETLLLEWVNPIYVDISYQEQIQEEFEENSEIQLKDFFKEEKFRAVGEALRLSQIQWTRRGPPNKRCYEAASLDSVPQCVSECWELLRSEAFFLLLSNFTGLRLHFLCPADDDDDEKKDEEGEKKGEQEEAGEAEATSSSMESPSANGNREKELSTPVYCGELRRWSHGAYTLLHDGEAARAEYALDLLLPFGCADWQSEFGGFSCYVANEEDEELLTVYPEDNSLALVYRDKETLKFVKHVNNKSSCDSAESSTCTAFYDFSFVYYE; encoded by the exons ATGGCTTCTAAACGGCGTCGGGACGGAGGTGGTGAcgcggagaggaagaggaggcagaagaggagCGAAGAGAGAGCGGATCTGGGCTCAGTGCTCGAGGACGAGCAGGTGAGGGGCGCCGTGAAGGAGGCGTGGAGCCGGAAGAGCCGCTGCATTGTGG gGGATCTGGAGTTGGACTGCCACCCTTTCCCTCACTGTGTCATCAAGAACTTCCTCGGCAGCGAGACCTTTGTAGAAAACCTGCAGAGAGAACTGCTGGCGCTCAACTTCCACGAGAAGTCAAATGATCTCTACAGATTTAAACAG TCAGATGACttaaagaagaggaaagagccACATATCGCCGGACTGAG atcagCACTGTTTGGGCGTTTCCGCTCCTGGCTTGGTGAAGTGTTGGGGGTTGAACTGGAGCCCACAGTGGATATTTCCTGTGCCAGATATGAATACACAG ATGTTCTGTTGTGTCATGATGATGAGTTGGAGGGAAGGCGCGTCGCTTTCATTCTGTATCTTGTGCCGCCGTGGCAAAGCAGCGATGGGGGAACACTTGATCTTTACACAACAGATG GTAATTTCCAGCCACAGAGTATAGTGAAGTCGCTCGTACCCTCATGGAACACGCTCGTCCTTTTTGAAGTTTCTCCGGTGTCATTTCACCAA gtgtCAGAAGTCTTGTCACAGGATAAGTGTCGTCTGTCTCTGAGCGGCTGGTTTCACGGACCGTCTCTGGAGCGTCCTCCTCGCCACATAGAGCCGCCCATCCCGAGGAGTCCACACCTACCAAGAGAT GAGACTCTGCTGCTGGAGTGGGTTAATCCCATTTACGTCGACATTTCCTATCAAGAACAGATCCAGGAGGAATTTGAAGAGAACTCTGAAATTCAGCTAAAAGACTTTTTCAAG GAGGAGAAGTTCAGGGCGGTGGGTGAAGCACTGCGACTCTCTCAGATTCAGTGGACGAGGAGAGGTCCTCCCAATAAGAG ATGCTATGAAGCTGCCTCTCTGGACTCCgtgcctcagtgtgtgagcGAATGCTGGGAGCTGCTTCGTTCAGAGgccttctttctgctcctctccaaCTTCACTGGCCTTCGATTGCACTTCCTGTGTCCCgctgatgatgacgatgatgagaagaaagatgaggagggagagaagaagggggAGCAAGAGGAAGCAGGGGAGGCAGAAGCCACGTCATCTTCAATGGAGTCTCCATCAGCGAATGGGAACAGAGAGAAGG AGCTGAGCACACCTGTATATTGTGGTGAACTGCGCCGATGGTCTCATGGCGCCTACACTCTGTTGCATGATGGAGAGGCAGCACGAGCAGAGTACGCTCTGGATCTTCTTTTACCTTTTGGCTGTGCAG ACTGGCAGTCAGAGTTTGGAGGCTTCTCGTGTTATGTTGCtaatgaagaggatgaggag CTCCTGACGGTGTATCCAGAGGACAACTCCCTCGCCCTCGTctacagagacaaagaaactCTCAAATTTGTCAAACACGTCAACAACAAAAGCTCTTGTGATTCTGCCGAGAGTTCAACCTGCACAGCATTTTATGACTTTTCTTTTGTGTactatgaataa
- the LOC118107284 gene encoding serine-rich adhesin for platelets isoform X1: protein MGARFEFLRGRGNVTGLIDTTDRLLFVRFMKRSAHRDTSATPTPQIQQPSQCLLKTQVVFSRGSYSDHQPQEGGISADQLTRTSEMTYPSQSVYTEKGPEERGGGRERRGSVVRSVSLARPGPSHPSVEALHTAGACALSNGASATEPRQQSSTATACRVSPMELPLGGPALRHYTQSRPRPHRQKLNYRPSRPQETIIESEHEVLELMGRVDEGVEEFFTKRVLPTDTLKNQDEETITVHEVAPASSVPCPPQTKTLRRKLGDFFTLKKRRGLKSEPSHEGRPKKASIADFIRPLREVARAEKDKEKDRVKEHDKENEKEKAKDGESAVQETPVSGAAPLRGDAAPPRRALREGKSQSLILLSGSAAAGHTNARNTAKKQFEGQNSFEQKLHLMLQRIGVSKPPPEETQNQEGEMKKAESEGTIIDSKPEPTASFSKPRTMSASSDTRHQIRPSVSAHESAGKPALLPKPVIKPGAPPTTSGRNTPENELAQIQEGETNTPTKVSPTAAPSPPPAPTATTIPTVPTMSDSIPDSISPSSTVTPSDTDICTDSVNTTAAATIPTNATELDSTASEGSAATTTLPTTTTPTTLTSTTTPTDPPATVSVISTSSVPIPPSPSVTSDLTTTTTPSITTIESVSAPISESSVSTASLNLSPISTLPELNGILSVDASPGDAAISVYTTAASPSTSTSTAPSCLSTTINSFTEASDDSTLVASPCCGTLLSPVAENSSPTSNSYDAIPATVSPDAPVATSSTLIAAAPPPPSSTTNRSPTPTDCINSIPASTVTHPVIPSPTDICVPSTSCVETTPTDTTSTTTTLNHAETTPTSSSATTAGVSSTLATDSDPDYFNNATTTLTIPTTPTIFVSDSSSATSQHLTSPAHSNDRPGQDKDLQTSPEEQPSAEPAEKSTDEELEMVQKSKQTEMDEEKGVVDDEKRHEKPTLVSSEETRKEVQEESEKAEEDAVAEPLSGREGEWCEVSDEVEVKEGEVEEGVVEGPKQEETKSTSEK from the exons ATGGGCGCCAGATTTGAATTCCTCCGGGGGCGTGGAAACGTGACGGGGCTGATCGATACCACTGACCGATTATTATTTGTTCGATTTATGAAGAGATCAGCTCACCGTGACACGAGCGCGACTCCTACACCCCAGATCCAACAGCCCAGTCAGTGTTTACTCAAAACACAGGTTGTTTTCAGTAGAGGAAGTTATTCAGATCATCAACCGCAGGAGGGCGGTATTAGTGCT GACCAactaaccaggacctcagaaatgacttACCCCTCACAAAGTGTTTACACGGAAAAAGGCCCTGAAGAG AGGGGAGGGGGCAGAGAAAGGCGAGGCTCTGTTGTCAGATCTGTCAGTCTAGCCCGGCCTGGCCCCTCCCACCCCAGTGTGGAAGCATTACATACTGCTGGTGCTTGTGCTCTTAGCAACGGTGCCTCAGCAACAGAGCCACGGCAACAGAGCTCCACGGCAACAGCGTGCCGTGTCTCCCCAATGGAGCTGCCATTGGGCGGACCAGCGCTCAGGCACTACACCCAGAGCCGACCGAGACCTCATCGACAAAAACTGAACTATCGTCCCAGCAGACCACAG GAGACAATAATCGAGAGTGAACATGAAGTCCTCGAGCTCATGGGGCGAGTGGATGAAGGAGTCGAAGAGTTCTTTACTAAGAGGGTACTTCCTACTGATACACT GAAAAATCAGGATGAGGAAACCATCACAGTGCACGAAGTGGCTCCTGCCAGCTCTGTCCCTTGTCCACCCCAGACAAAAACACTCAGGAGGAAGCTCGGCGATTTCTTCACACTCAAAAAGAGACGAGGTCTGAAATCGGAGCCAAGCCATGAGGGGCGCCCCAAAAAGGCCTCCATCGCTGATTTCATTCGCCCGCTCAGGGAGGTCGCCAGAGCtgagaaagataaagaaaaggacAGAGTAAAGGAACATGAcaaggaaaatgaaaaggaaaaagcgAAAGATGGAGAGTCGGCTGTTCAGGAGACACCTGTTTCTGGTGCTGCCCCACTTAGAGGTGACGCGGCGCCTCCACGCCGAGCTCTCAGAGAGGGGAAGTCCCAATCTCTCATTCTGCTGTCTggatcagcagctgcagggcaCACCAATGCCAGAAACACTGCAAAG AAACAATTCGAAGGCCAGAATAGTTTTGAACAGAAACTCCATCTCATGCTTCAACGTATTGGAGTTTCCAAACCCCCACCAGAAGAGACAcag AatcaggagggagagatgaagaaagCAGAATCTGAAG GAACCATCATTGACAGTAAACCTGAGCCAACGGCATCTTTCTCAAAACCTCGAACAATGTCTGCGTCCTCAG atACAAGGCATCAAATTCGACCAAGTGTGTCAGCACACGAGTCAGCTGGGAAACCTGCTCTGCTCCCAAAGCCAGTCATCAAGCCAGGTGCACCCCCCACAACATCTGGCCGCAACACACCTGAGAACGAGCTGGCCCAAATACAGGAAGGGGAGACGAACACGCCCACTAAAGTCAGTCCAACTGCAgccccgtctcctcctcccgcCCCCACTGCTACCACCATTCCTACTGTTCCGACAATGTCAGATTCAATCCCCGACTCAATTTCCCCTTCAAGTACTGTAACTCCCTCCGACACAGATATATGCACTGACTCTGTTAACACTACTGCAGCAGCTACAATACCCACGAATGCTACAGAGCTTGACAGCACAGCCTCAGAAGGTAGTGCAGCTACCACCACACTGCCCACCACTACCACCCCGACAACCCTCACAAGCACCACTACACCCACTGATCCCCCTGCCACTGTCTCAGttatttccacttcctctgtgcCCATCCCTCCCAGCCCCTCTGTCACTTCCGAtttaaccacaacaacaacGCCTTCCATTACCACCATTGAATCTGTCTCCGCTCCCATCAGTGAAAGTTCCGTTTCCACAGCATCGCTTAATCTGTCGCCTATATCGACTTTGCCAGAGCTAAATGGTATTCTCTCAGTCGATGCTTCTCCTGGTGACGCAGCTATTTCTGTCTACACCACAGCTGCTTCACCCTCAACCAGCACATCAACTGCACCATCATGCTTGTCCACCaccatcaattcatttactgAAGCTAGTGATGATTCCACTTTGGTCGCCTCCCCTTGCTGTGGGACTTTACTTTCACCAGTTGCAGAAAATTCATCTCCAACATCAAACTCCTATGATGCGATCCCAGCTACTGTCTCACCTGATGCCCCCGTTGCCACTTCCTCCACCCTGATCGCTGCGGCCCCTCCTCCCCCCAGCTCCACCACCAATAGAAGCCCAACTCCCACTGACTGCATCAACTCCATCCCTGCTTCCACCGTTACTCACCCAGTCATTCCTAGCCCCACTGACATCTGTGTTCCCTCTACATCTTGTGTTGAAACAACCCCCACAGACACCacttccaccaccaccactttaAACCATGCAGAAACCACTCccaccagcagctcagcaaCCACAGCAGGAGTTAGCTCCACACTGGCGACTGACTCAGACCCAGATTATTTTAACAATGCGACCACTACACTTACTATCCCCACAACCCCAACTATCTTTGTTAGTGATAGCTCAAGTGCTACTTCTCAACATTTGACCAGTCCAGCACACTCTAATGATCGTCCAGGCCAAGATAAAGATCTACAGACATCTCCTGAAGAACAACCCAGTGCAGAGCCTGCAGAGAAGAGCACAG ATGAGGAGCTTGAGATGGTTCAAAAGAGTAAACAAACTGAGATGGATGAGGAAAAGGGAGTTGTTGATGATGAGAAGAGGCATGAAAAACCAACGTTGGTCAGCAGTGAAGAAACAAGGAAAGAAGTGCaggaagaaagtgagaaagcTGAAGAAGACGCAGTGGCTGAACCTCTATCggggagagagggtgagtggTGTGAGGTGAGTGATGAGGTAGAAGTAAAAGAGGGAGAAGTAGAAGAGGGAGTAGTTGAGGGTCccaaacaagaggaaacaaagtCAACAAGCGAGAagtaa
- the LOC118107284 gene encoding uncharacterized protein LOC118107284 isoform X2, translating into MGARFEFLRGRGNVTGLIDTTDRLLFVRFMKRSAHRDTSATPTPQIQQPSQCLLKTQVVFSRGSYSDHQPQEGGISADQLTRTSEMTYPSQSVYTEKGPEERGGGRERRGSVVRSVSLARPGPSHPSVEALHTAGACALSNGASATEPRQQSSTATACRVSPMELPLGGPALRHYTQSRPRPHRQKLNYRPSRPQETIIESEHEVLELMGRVDEGVEEFFTKRVLPTDTLKNQDEETITVHEVAPASSVPCPPQTKTLRRKLGDFFTLKKRRGLKSEPSHEGRPKKASIADFIRPLREVARAEKDKEKDRVKEHDKENEKEKAKDGESAVQETPVSGAAPLRGDAAPPRRALREGKSQSLILLSGSAAAGHTNARNTAKKQFEGQNSFEQKLHLMLQRIGVSKPPPEETQNQEGEMKKAESEGTIIDSKPEPTASFSKPRTMSASSDTRHQIRPSVSAHESAGKPALLPKPVIKPGAPPTTSGRNTPENELAQIQEGETNTPTKAKIKIYRHLLKNNPVQSLQRRAQMRSLRWFKRVNKLRWMRKRELLMMRRGMKNQRWSAVKKQGKKCRKKVRKLKKTQWLNLYRGERVSGVR; encoded by the exons ATGGGCGCCAGATTTGAATTCCTCCGGGGGCGTGGAAACGTGACGGGGCTGATCGATACCACTGACCGATTATTATTTGTTCGATTTATGAAGAGATCAGCTCACCGTGACACGAGCGCGACTCCTACACCCCAGATCCAACAGCCCAGTCAGTGTTTACTCAAAACACAGGTTGTTTTCAGTAGAGGAAGTTATTCAGATCATCAACCGCAGGAGGGCGGTATTAGTGCT GACCAactaaccaggacctcagaaatgacttACCCCTCACAAAGTGTTTACACGGAAAAAGGCCCTGAAGAG AGGGGAGGGGGCAGAGAAAGGCGAGGCTCTGTTGTCAGATCTGTCAGTCTAGCCCGGCCTGGCCCCTCCCACCCCAGTGTGGAAGCATTACATACTGCTGGTGCTTGTGCTCTTAGCAACGGTGCCTCAGCAACAGAGCCACGGCAACAGAGCTCCACGGCAACAGCGTGCCGTGTCTCCCCAATGGAGCTGCCATTGGGCGGACCAGCGCTCAGGCACTACACCCAGAGCCGACCGAGACCTCATCGACAAAAACTGAACTATCGTCCCAGCAGACCACAG GAGACAATAATCGAGAGTGAACATGAAGTCCTCGAGCTCATGGGGCGAGTGGATGAAGGAGTCGAAGAGTTCTTTACTAAGAGGGTACTTCCTACTGATACACT GAAAAATCAGGATGAGGAAACCATCACAGTGCACGAAGTGGCTCCTGCCAGCTCTGTCCCTTGTCCACCCCAGACAAAAACACTCAGGAGGAAGCTCGGCGATTTCTTCACACTCAAAAAGAGACGAGGTCTGAAATCGGAGCCAAGCCATGAGGGGCGCCCCAAAAAGGCCTCCATCGCTGATTTCATTCGCCCGCTCAGGGAGGTCGCCAGAGCtgagaaagataaagaaaaggacAGAGTAAAGGAACATGAcaaggaaaatgaaaaggaaaaagcgAAAGATGGAGAGTCGGCTGTTCAGGAGACACCTGTTTCTGGTGCTGCCCCACTTAGAGGTGACGCGGCGCCTCCACGCCGAGCTCTCAGAGAGGGGAAGTCCCAATCTCTCATTCTGCTGTCTggatcagcagctgcagggcaCACCAATGCCAGAAACACTGCAAAG AAACAATTCGAAGGCCAGAATAGTTTTGAACAGAAACTCCATCTCATGCTTCAACGTATTGGAGTTTCCAAACCCCCACCAGAAGAGACAcag AatcaggagggagagatgaagaaagCAGAATCTGAAG GAACCATCATTGACAGTAAACCTGAGCCAACGGCATCTTTCTCAAAACCTCGAACAATGTCTGCGTCCTCAG atACAAGGCATCAAATTCGACCAAGTGTGTCAGCACACGAGTCAGCTGGGAAACCTGCTCTGCTCCCAAAGCCAGTCATCAAGCCAGGTGCACCCCCCACAACATCTGGCCGCAACACACCTGAGAACGAGCTGGCCCAAATACAGGAAGGGGAGACGAACACGCCCACTAAA GCCAAGATAAAGATCTACAGACATCTCCTGAAGAACAACCCAGTGCAGAGCCTGCAGAGAAGAGCACAG ATGAGGAGCTTGAGATGGTTCAAAAGAGTAAACAAACTGAGATGGATGAGGAAAAGGGAGTTGTTGATGATGAGAAGAGGCATGAAAAACCAACGTTGGTCAGCAGTGAAGAAACAAGGAAAGAAGTGCaggaagaaagtgagaaagcTGAAGAAGACGCAGTGGCTGAACCTCTATCggggagagagggtgagtggTGTGAGGTGA
- the tradd gene encoding tumor necrosis factor receptor type 1-associated DEATH domain protein — protein MADKTVDHGSWTGCAVMFLQSLCPNVNLLSLYKDRQGKFIVFKVIKLTLIDSAGGLGGYEILKVHDADPFLGVEVKFVDVAACQQFLESYSSGAVRQSLSQHACRLFALPQELMLKTQLKASTHILDLYMDKLELCLQHIHLSQPERLRDEEIEDLEQQLQSQALGPSPQSTFITQEEPPVPSNCFKFQNKVFEDRMLTAADVQSFSNGVGRQWKHVGRALGKSCRALKGPAIDNLAYEYEREGLYEQAYQLLSRFIQAEGRAAKLSRLVKALEDCKLTSLAENILDVMPRE, from the exons ATGGCGGACAAGACTGTGGATCATGGGTCATGGACAGGATGTGCAGTTATGTTTCTGCAGTCGCTGTGTCCCAATGTGAACCTGCTCTCTCTCTACAAAGACCGACAGGGAAAGTTCATCGTTTTCAAAGTCATCAAACTGACACTTATAG ATTCTGCAGGAGGTCTTGGTGGTTATGAGATACTGAAGGTCCATGACGCTGATCCCTTCCTGGGGGTGGAGGTGAAGTTTGTGGATGTGGCAGCATGTCAGCAGTTCTTGGAGAGCTACAGCTCCGGAGCGGTGCGtcagtctctctctcaacaCGCCTGCCGGCTTTTTGCTCTGCCACAAGAGCTGATGTTGAAAACCCAGTTGAAGGCCAGCACGCACATCCTGGACCTCTACATGGACAAGCTGGAACTTTGTCTACAGCACATCCACCTTTCACAG CCCGAGCGCCTGCGCGATGAGGAGATTGAGgatctggagcagcagctgcagagtcagGCCCTCGGTCCTTCCCCACAGTCCACCTTCATCACACAGGAAGAGCCTCCTGTCCCCAGCAACTGCTTCAAGTTTCAGAATAAAGTGTTTG AGGACCGAATGCTGACGGCAGCAGATGTTCAGAGCTTTTCTAATGGAGTGGGCCGTCAGTGGAAACATGTAGGGAGGGCCCTGGGGAAGAGCTGCCGCGCTCTGAAGGGTCCGGCCATAGACAACCTGGCCTACGAGTACGAGCGAGAGGGGCTGTATGAGCAAGCCTATCAGCTGCTCAGCCGCTTCATCCAGGCGGAGGGGAGAGCGGCCAAGCTGAGCCGACTGGTCAAAGCACTGGAGGACTGCAAACTCACCAGCCTGGCTGAAAATATTCTGGACGTAATGCCAAGAGAGTAA
- the nudt21 gene encoding cleavage and polyadenylation specificity factor subunit 5 isoform X2, with product MSVVPPSRSAAGWPRGGAVQFGNKYISGPAKPLTLERTINLYPLTNYTFGTKEPLYEKDSSVAARFQRMREEFDKMGMRRTVEGVLIVHEHRLPHVLLLQLGTTFFKLPGGELSPGEDEVEGLKRLMTEILGRQDGVKQDWVIDDCIGNWWRPNFEPPQYPYIPAHITKPKEHKKLFLVQLQEKALFAVPKNYKLVAAPLFELYDNAPGYGPIISSLPQLLSRFNFIYN from the exons ATGTCCGTGGTGCCTCCCAGTCGCTCGGCCGCCGGATGGCCGCGCGGTGGTGCCGTTCAGTTCGGGAACAAGTACATCAGCGGGCCCGCGAAACCGCTCACCCTGGAGAGGACCATCAACCT atATCCTCTCACCAACTACACATTCGGCACCAAGGAGCCTCTGTATGAGAAGGACAGTTCGGTGGCAGCCCGGTTCCAGAGGATGCGGGAGGAGTTTGATAAAATGGGAATGCGAAGGACAGTCGAGGGTGTCCTCATTGTCCATGAACACAGACTGCCTCACGTGTTGCTTCTACAGCTGGGCACCACCTTCTTTAAACT GCCTGGTGGAGAGCTGAGTCCTGGAGAAGATGAGGTGGAGGGTCTGAAGCGCCTGATGACTGAG ATCCTCGGGCGACAGGACGGGGTGAAGCAGGACTGGGTGATTGACGACTGTATCGGAAACTGGTGGCGCCCCAACTTTGAGCCTCCACAG TACCCCTACATTCCAGCTCACATCACCAAACCCAAGGAGCATAAGAAACTGTTCCTGGTCCAGCTGCAGGAAAAAG CGCTGTTTGCTGTCCCCAAAAACTATAAACTGGTGGCAGCACCATTGTTTGAACTGTATGACAATGCTCCTGGATATGGACCAATCATTTCCAGTCTACCACAGCTACTGAGCAG GTTCAACTTCATCTACAACTAA
- the nudt21 gene encoding cleavage and polyadenylation specificity factor subunit 5 isoform X1, with product MSVVPPSRSAAGWPRGGAVQFGNKYISGPAKPLTLERTINLYPLTNYTFGTKEPLYEKDSSVAARFQRMREEFDKMGMRRTVEGVLIVHEHRLPHVLLLQLGTTFFKLPGGELSPGEDEVEGLKRLMTEILGRQDGVKQDWVIDDCIGNWWRPNFEPPQYPYIPAHITKPKEHKKLFLVQLQEKALFAVPKNYKLVAAPLFELYDNAPGYGPIISSLPQLLSRFNCGQQGGTEPTALQTDIHPADISEHNTGDLFKLSN from the exons ATGTCCGTGGTGCCTCCCAGTCGCTCGGCCGCCGGATGGCCGCGCGGTGGTGCCGTTCAGTTCGGGAACAAGTACATCAGCGGGCCCGCGAAACCGCTCACCCTGGAGAGGACCATCAACCT atATCCTCTCACCAACTACACATTCGGCACCAAGGAGCCTCTGTATGAGAAGGACAGTTCGGTGGCAGCCCGGTTCCAGAGGATGCGGGAGGAGTTTGATAAAATGGGAATGCGAAGGACAGTCGAGGGTGTCCTCATTGTCCATGAACACAGACTGCCTCACGTGTTGCTTCTACAGCTGGGCACCACCTTCTTTAAACT GCCTGGTGGAGAGCTGAGTCCTGGAGAAGATGAGGTGGAGGGTCTGAAGCGCCTGATGACTGAG ATCCTCGGGCGACAGGACGGGGTGAAGCAGGACTGGGTGATTGACGACTGTATCGGAAACTGGTGGCGCCCCAACTTTGAGCCTCCACAG TACCCCTACATTCCAGCTCACATCACCAAACCCAAGGAGCATAAGAAACTGTTCCTGGTCCAGCTGCAGGAAAAAG CGCTGTTTGCTGTCCCCAAAAACTATAAACTGGTGGCAGCACCATTGTTTGAACTGTATGACAATGCTCCTGGATATGGACCAATCATTTCCAGTCTACCACAGCTACTGAGCAG GTTCAACTGTGGGCAGCAGGGTGGCACGGAGCCTACAGCTCTACAGACTGATATCCATCCTGCTGATATTTCTGAGCACAACACTGGAGACCTTTTTAAATTGAGTAACTAA